The following proteins are co-located in the Panthera uncia isolate 11264 chromosome F1, Puncia_PCG_1.0, whole genome shotgun sequence genome:
- the TMEM79 gene encoding transmembrane protein 79 isoform X3 gives MTEPETLALLEVKRSEAPEKSPPQALVPNGRQPEGEGGAESCGAESSRAGSSAGSPTAEEGTEDALDSTVSEAATLPWGTGPQPSAPFPDPPGWRDIEPEPLRSEPPTKLEELSEDDANLLPEKAARAFVPIDLQCIERRPQEDLVVRCEAGEGERHRTRPPARATQPEPPERKWAEAVVRPPGRSCGACGGCGGRDGVRAVASVGAALVLFPCLLYGAYAFLPFDAPRLPTMSSRLIYTLRCGVFATFPIVLGLLVYGLSLLCFSALRPFGEPRREVEIHRRYVAQSVQLFILYFFNLAVLATYLPQETLKLLPLLTGLFAVSRREATVALTAAPLLCSHLEVT, from the exons ATGACAGAACCCGAGACCCTGGCCCTGCTGGAAGTGAAGAGGTCTGAGGCCCCGGAGAAGAGCCCGCCCCAGGCCTTGGTCCCCAATGGCCGGCAGCCGGAAGGGGAAGGTGGGGCTGAGTCCTGTGGAGCCGAGTCCTCCAGGGCGGGGTCTTCTGCTGGGTCTCCCACCGCCGAAGAGGGGACTGAGGATGCTCTCGACAGCACGGTAAGCGAAGCTGCCACCCTGCCCTGGGGGACTGGCCCTCAGCCCAGTGCCCCGTTCCCAGACCCCCCCGGATGGCGGGACATCGAGCCCGAGCCCCTCCGCTCAGAGCCACCCACCAAGCTAGAGGAGTTGTCCGAAGATGATGCCAACCTGCTGCCCGAGAAGGCGGCCCGGGCCTTTGTGCCCATCGACCTGCAGTGCATCGAGCGGCGGCCCCAGGAGGACCTGGTTGTGCGCTGCGAGGCGGGTGAGGGCGAGCGCCATCGGACCCGCCCGCCTGCCCGGGCCACCCAGCCCGAGCCCCCCGAGCGCAAGTGGGCCGAGGCCGTGGTGAGGCCGCCAGGCCGCTCCTGCGGGGCCTGCGGGGGCTGCGGGGGCCGGGACGGGGTGCGGGCCGTGGCCTCGGTGGGAGCCGCCCTCGTTCTCTTCCCCTGCCTGCTGTACGGGGCCTACGCCTTCCTGCCCTTCGACGCCCCGCGGCTGCCTACCATGAGCTCCCGCCTCATCTACACGCTGCGCTGCGGGGTCTTTGCCACCTTCCCCATCGTACTGG ggctccTGGTGTACGGGCTCAGCCTCTTGTGCTTCTCGGCGCTGCGGCCCTTTGGGGAGCCGCGGCGGGAGGTGGAGATCCACCGGCGCTATGTGGCCCAGTCGGTCCAGCTCTTCATCCTGTACTTTTTCAACCTGGCCGTGCTCGCCACCTACCTGCCCCAAGAGACCCTCAAGCTGCTCCCTCTGCTCACTGGCCTCTTTGCCGTCTCCCG ACGGGAGGCCACAGTGGCTCTCACGGCAGCCCCGCTCCTCTGCTCTCATTTGGAAGTCACCTGA